Genomic DNA from Epinephelus moara isolate mb chromosome 24, YSFRI_EMoa_1.0, whole genome shotgun sequence:
TCTGAAGACACTGACAGGGACTGAGCTGCTGGAGGTGACACACCAGAGTTCACCTGCTGAGGTTAAAGTGACATGTTTTTATCTCTACGGTTCTTCATCTCCTGACAGTGACGTTTCCTCCATCATCATTAGAAGTGAGTGAACCCTGCTGCTATGGACTAATGTTATTATGTCTTGCTACAGTATCAGCACAAACAGAAAGGTGCCTTTTAACATCAAGCCTTCAGAATACATGTTAGAAGATTTTCAGTGGGCATCCTCTACCATTATGAATGTgtcattagaaaaaaaattagTTATTTAATCCAACACATATTCTTATATTTTCAGCATCTCTTCCTCCTAAACTGACAGTGAATCCAGCAGTGATCGAGGACACAGAGTCAGTCACACTGAACTGTCAGACTCCAtcatctgtttctgtgtctcagtgtcaTTTCTACATTTTAAGTGAAGGTACAGCCAAAGTCCTCTCATGtctacaaacactgacagctacTGAGCTGTTGGAGATGGCACATCAGAGTTCACCTGCCAGGATTCAAGTGACATGTTTTTACACTGTAAAGATTGGAGAGTTTAACTATCCATCTCCACACAGTGGCACATCCTCCATCACCATACACAGTGAGTGACTGCTTATTCCATCTACAGATATTATATCTTCATACAGTATCAgcacaacaaaaatgacatggTGGATTAATTTAGGTATAAATTTGTTGACAGAAAGAGAGCAAGTCGGAGAAAAGAATAGACAAAGTCAAGGACAACAGGCAGTGACATCATAGGTTAAAGTGCAAATGCTTAAcattgtgtaaaacaaaaaatgaaaagaagcagGGTCACATTGCAGTATCAAGGACAGTGGGTCTTTTGCGTCCATGATTGTCTTTTAAGATCACAAAGGTCCTTATGATCCATGACTTTGACTCTGTGGATAGACAGGGTATTTTTAAGGAAGGAGAAATCGTCCACTCATTCAGAAGCTTAAGTCCATTCTGTGTGTCATATAGTAATGAGGGGAATTAAAACTTCTCCCAAGATTTCTCcagtatttttcacattttttgtggCATGTCTCAGAGAAAAAGTCAGTTGTTCCAAAACATAAAGTTCCTTAACTATTTCTATCCAATCAGAGGTTGTTGGAGACTTTTTACTCAGCCATTTCCTggttattgcttttttttttactacctGGTAATAGTATATTCTAATGAATATCTCTCCTGCTTTATTAGCCCAGTTGGCACATTTCCCAAATACATAACACTGAAGTTAAAATCCAACTCTAAGCTGATTATTGATCTGATGTAACCACATGTACCCCGTAAGAAGACACtcccaaaaaatataaaaatgaccagcagaCATGTTGTCACACATTCTCCACCACCGACCATGTTTAGGTTAGTTGCTGTATAATTTTTTAACTTCGTGAGTTATAAAGAACCTTAAAGTATTATCCAGATGAATTCCCTTCACAGatctgagcttgacattgtagATTGTGTCCTACATATGTTTGACCAGTCATCTTCATCTAACTTTATTTTAGCTTCTTTCTTGCGCCGTGATTTAACGTACAGTGTGGACAGACCCCTTTCCACTTGCCTTTTCTTTTGCCTAAAGTTTCTGTAAGTTGTTGAAATAAATCTAAACCTTTATTGGAGGATATTACACTGTAAGAAATGAAACCTCTATTTGTCTAGTATTTTAATCTACTGTCCATTTCAGCTGGTATAAATTCTGTGCCATGTATCACCCAATGTAATAGGTGaagctaatttaaaaaaaatggtttttaacttgttcaaaataaataaaatacttaaaatacaCTTTTGCAGGTTATAAACCACAGATGAGTCTTGAACATTTTGATGGTGACCACGTCATCTTTACCTGCTCTCTGCCTGGACCTGCTGATCATGATACAAAATGTAACCTGTACTTTGGAGAAGCAAGTCGTTCAGTCCTAACAAGAAACATCTCGGGGAAGAGGACCTCAAAAAATCAATCTTTCTGCCAGTTTGTTGTCAAAATTGATATTTTGCTGAGACTTCTACATTTAGTTCAACAACGTGATGCCAGTTGTGATTACACTTTGGGAAGTGACCCCAACTCTTTGTCTCCCTGCAGTGACAGATACAGCCTGACTGGTAAGTCAGAGAAGACATGAATACACATGTGTACTATAAGATAAATGTCACAGAATGATTGTGAGGAATGAGCAATCACATGAAAAGCATACATAGCCTGCCTGTGCATATACATGGCTACAATTGTATTTgacaaagtaaattttctcTGGTTtctagttttatgaaaataacagcTGAAGTCACGCAGTTTTCCTCGCAGGAAATTGACATGTTCAAATCTTCTTTCATTGTAGCTATTGTGGAAAAAGAGTCAAGCGTGACACAGACTGTGACAACATCTCTGATGACCACAGGTAGGACAGtttatacatttgaaaataatcCATATGATTATCACACATAACTCACtatatttgttattttgaaagttttaaaagtgttttattcatcAGGTCTGACTGTTAGCACGCCTCGTGCCTCCACTACTGTAACTCCTGTAACATCAGGTaacacattttaagacataTTAAGTGTGACTTTATTAAATCTTAAATCATGTGTTTCTGAGTATTTTGAAATGTACTTTTCTTAATTCACCAGGGTGGGCTGTCAGTACACCAAGTATCGCTATTGGTTTTATCTCTACTTCAGTAAAACCGGCACCAGGTGATGTAATTCTAAAGTTTTTCAACGATTCACCCTGATACTTCTACAAAGTGTGAATATATACAATATTTAATGTTCATAAGGGGAACACTGAATATGTCTATAAAACACAATTATCCCGAATGTCAGTCAAGTGAATACGAAAGTGATGTTTGCTGTCTGATTACTCTGTAAGTCTGTGATGAATGTGTGGTTGCCGATGAGTATTTAAAATTGACCTACTTACTGTGCAGATGTTAGCCTACAGTGTTCAAGTAAAACAAAGTTACTTCAGCACATGACAGCAATGGGCTTTATATGTTGTTTTgatgttaatgtgtttgtgtgccctTGAGAAACAATACCAGTATGACTTCTCTGAATCCAGGATCTGGCAGTGAAGCAACAGGTAGACTTAAGATTCTTGTTATTGcataaaagtacaaacatgCATTATTGTGGATGCttcaaaaatgtttgtggttgtgCACTTAGGTTGGAGTGTCAGCACGACTGGCACTAAAGAAGTCTCTAACCCTGCAACCCCTCAGGAAACAGCTTCAGGTCAGTGTCTGTTATTGTGTtgtgtaaaattatttaaaGTCTTTGCCACTTGAATTCAGTGatataattatatttataaCCTAATTTAGCTAATAACTTTATATCAGTTACAAAGCAATACTGGGTTTGCCATTTACACATATCACTGGTGTTGTAGTTTAAAAGACTCCATGACTCTCTTCCTGCTTTTTCCTTAATGTCATGAGAAACATAGCGGATTCTTATTTGTGGCTTCTACTGTTTCAAAGCAGAAATGCGGATATGGAGGTTTGTAGCAGTTGTGGCTGGTTGTGGAGTAACTGTGGGGGTCGTTGTGCTGGTTTCTGCAATGCTCTGCAAAAGAAGAACTGGTGAGAACTGTGTTGATGTGTTCGTCTGAGCAAGTCAGaaactgtttattttacatGGATGTTAGCACATAGTGTTCTCTAGCTTTCTTAAAAACAGTTTGTCTCTgattattaaatgtatttatgctCTATAAGTTGTGTGTTCACAGTCACTGCATCTTACGATTTACTCCATTTGAGAGGGTTAAACATCTACTCAAAAGATATGAGCACCAAAAAAGCTACGTCTTCAGTCAGATTTGCTCAGTGTCAGGTATAATGGCCGTGCTGATAGCCACACAGCCTG
This window encodes:
- the LOC126385540 gene encoding uncharacterized protein LOC126385540, coding for MFQFSALLPPKLTVNPAVITETETVTLNCQTPSSVETETVTLNCQTPSSVSVSQCYFRIGRGKPAKAFSCLKTLTGTELLEVTHQSSPAEVKVTCFYLYGSSSPDSDVSSIIIRTSLPPKLTVNPAVIEDTESVTLNCQTPSSVSVSQCHFYILSEGTAKVLSCLQTLTATELLEMAHQSSPARIQVTCFYTVKIGEFNYPSPHSGTSSITIHSYKPQMSLEHFDGDHVIFTCSLPGPADHDTKCNLYFGEASRSVLTRNISGKRTSKNQSFCHDRYSLTAIVEKESSVTQTVTTSLMTTGLTVSTPRASTTVTPVTSGWAVSTPSIAIGFISTSVKPAPGSGSEATGWSVSTTGTKEVSNPATPQETASEMRIWRFVAVVAGCGVTVGVVVLVSAMLCKRRTVAGSGEVKRQEPQNENFETYHLYATIAEEPAASDLKGITYSTVQKH